In the genome of Streptomyces globosus, one region contains:
- a CDS encoding GntR family transcriptional regulator codes for MPFSGPISTILPRGRDPQEDRVHEAAHAGVSALIPTQKVLRHSVRAQVLEALRAALVDGELEPGGIYSGPALADRFGVSATPVREAMQQLALEGAVECLPNRGFRVLSRTPRALAELAEVRALLEVPVMLRLARTVAPEAWAALRPAAAATADAAAAGDPARYAEADRAFHRQVLGLAGNEQLVQVAEELHRRSQWPLPGAPRVRRADLVADAAEHAALLEALVAGELAAVETLVREHFAGSAA; via the coding sequence ATGCCCTTTTCCGGGCCGATCTCAACTATTCTCCCGAGAGGCCGAGACCCACAGGAGGACCGAGTGCACGAGGCGGCCCACGCAGGGGTGTCGGCGCTGATCCCGACGCAGAAGGTGCTGCGCCATTCCGTACGGGCGCAGGTACTGGAGGCGCTGCGCGCCGCCCTGGTCGACGGCGAGCTGGAGCCCGGCGGAATCTACTCCGGCCCCGCGCTGGCGGACCGTTTCGGCGTGTCCGCGACGCCGGTCCGCGAGGCGATGCAGCAGCTGGCCCTGGAAGGGGCCGTGGAGTGCCTGCCGAACCGGGGCTTCCGGGTGCTGTCGCGGACCCCGCGGGCCCTGGCCGAGCTGGCCGAGGTGCGGGCGCTGCTGGAGGTGCCCGTCATGCTGCGGCTGGCGCGGACCGTCGCCCCGGAGGCCTGGGCGGCCCTGCGGCCGGCGGCCGCCGCCACCGCCGACGCCGCCGCGGCCGGGGACCCGGCCCGCTACGCCGAGGCCGACCGTGCCTTCCACCGGCAGGTCCTCGGCCTCGCGGGCAACGAGCAGCTCGTCCAGGTCGCGGAGGAGCTGCACCGCCGCTCCCAGTGGCCGCTGCCCGGGGCGCCCCGGGTGCGGCGCGCCGATCTCGTCGCCGACGCGGCCGAGCACGCTGCTCTGCTGGAGGCACTGGTCGCCGGTGAGCTGGCGGCCGTGGAGACGCTGGTGCGGGAGCACTTCGCCGGATCCGCCGCCTGA
- a CDS encoding DUF2637 domain-containing protein has protein sequence MRLTDISLDWLLPGSLLILGVLAAVAVLARGKREGEKAAAEDSWERSEERRRRKEAVYGTASYVLLFCCAAVAAALSFHGLVGFGRQNLSLSGGWEYLVPFGLDGAAMFCSVLAVREASHGDAALGSRMLVWLFAGAAAWFNWVHAPRGIGHDGAPQFFAGMSLSAAVLFDRALKQTRRAALREQGLIPRPLPQIRMVRWLRAPRETFGAWSLMLLEGVRTLDEAVDEVREDRREKEADRHRRRDQNRLNKARLKALGRQNRTPLFGRSRGRQVDMAGLTSAAGSAPVGAEPAIAEHGQLPAPPRRPSLQAVSTEVTGPRTVDLTAEDDTQTLPRLDSLERKLKDLEQQFG, from the coding sequence ATGAGACTGACCGACATATCGCTGGACTGGCTGCTGCCCGGCAGCCTGTTGATCCTGGGCGTACTTGCGGCAGTTGCGGTACTGGCCCGGGGCAAGCGCGAGGGCGAGAAGGCCGCGGCGGAGGACTCCTGGGAGCGCAGCGAGGAGCGCCGGCGCCGCAAGGAGGCCGTCTACGGGACCGCTTCCTACGTCCTGCTCTTCTGCTGTGCGGCGGTCGCGGCCGCTCTCTCCTTCCACGGGCTGGTCGGCTTCGGCCGGCAGAACCTGAGCCTCTCGGGCGGCTGGGAGTACCTGGTCCCGTTCGGCCTGGACGGCGCCGCGATGTTCTGCTCGGTCCTCGCCGTCCGCGAGGCGAGCCATGGCGACGCCGCGCTGGGTTCGCGCATGCTGGTGTGGCTGTTCGCCGGAGCGGCGGCCTGGTTCAACTGGGTGCACGCGCCCCGCGGGATCGGCCACGACGGCGCTCCGCAGTTCTTCGCCGGCATGTCGCTGTCCGCGGCGGTCCTCTTCGACCGGGCCCTGAAGCAGACCCGCAGGGCGGCCTTGCGCGAACAGGGCCTGATCCCGCGCCCGCTGCCGCAGATCCGCATGGTCCGCTGGCTGCGCGCCCCCCGGGAGACCTTCGGCGCGTGGTCCCTCATGCTCCTCGAAGGCGTCCGCACGCTCGACGAGGCCGTCGACGAGGTGCGCGAGGACCGGCGGGAGAAGGAAGCGGACCGGCACCGCAGGCGCGACCAGAACCGCCTGAACAAGGCGCGCCTGAAGGCCCTGGGCCGGCAGAACCGCACGCCCCTCTTCGGCCGCTCCCGCGGCCGGCAGGTCGACATGGCGGGGCTCACCTCCGCCGCGGGCTCCGCGCCGGTCGGCGCGGAGCCGGCCATAGCGGAACACGGACAACTGCCCGCTCCGCCCCGACGCCCCTCCCTGCAGGCCGTAAGCACTGAGGTGACAGGCCCCCGGACGGTCGACCTGACCGCCGAGGACGACACCCAGACCCTCCCCCGACTCGACTCCCTGGAACGCAAACTCAAGGACCTGGAACAGCAGTTCGGCTGA
- a CDS encoding IS607 family transposase, producing MKLSEWARQQGVSYQTAWRWVRDGKMPVPVRQAPSGTWLVDEPAPAAVAEAGRVVAYCRVSSADQKADLDRQTARVVAGANGLGLAVAEVVAEVDSGLNGRRRKLHRVLSDPQAAVIVVEHRDRLARFGVEHLEAVLSASGRRLVVLDPTETTETADDLVGDITEVLTSTCVRLYGRRAAKNRAARAVAVATGEDAG from the coding sequence GTGAAGCTTTCGGAGTGGGCCCGTCAGCAGGGCGTGAGCTACCAGACCGCTTGGCGGTGGGTGAGGGACGGGAAGATGCCCGTGCCGGTCCGCCAGGCGCCGTCCGGGACGTGGCTGGTCGATGAGCCCGCTCCGGCCGCCGTCGCGGAGGCGGGGCGGGTGGTCGCGTACTGCCGTGTCTCGTCCGCCGACCAGAAAGCAGACCTTGACCGGCAGACGGCCCGGGTCGTGGCCGGCGCGAACGGGCTGGGCCTGGCCGTGGCCGAGGTCGTCGCCGAGGTCGACTCGGGGCTGAACGGCCGGCGCCGGAAGTTGCACCGGGTGCTGTCCGACCCGCAGGCGGCGGTGATCGTGGTCGAGCACCGTGACCGGCTTGCCCGGTTCGGTGTCGAGCACCTCGAAGCGGTCCTGTCGGCGTCCGGGCGGCGTCTGGTCGTCCTCGACCCCACCGAGACCACCGAGACCGCCGATGACCTCGTAGGGGACATCACCGAGGTGCTCACGTCGACGTGCGTGCGCCTGTACGGGCGGCGGGCGGCGAAGAACCGGGCCGCTCGCGCGGTGGCCGTGGCGACCGGCGAGGACGCCGGGTGA
- a CDS encoding helix-turn-helix domain-containing protein, with the protein MLSAIGLDEGQESAYRALVALGAAEVPDLAHRLALPVPQTERALRHLERHGLAAQASARPGRWVAAPPAVALGALLSRQRQELEEAELAAELLAQEYRAEPAEPTVHDLVEVVTGASAVAHRFRQLQAGAEREVCALVSARPQVVAAGDNPEEERAAVRGVGYRVVIEREVLGLPSGIREASTALARGELVRVTERVPTRLVIADGTLAMVPLTGRGAEPTVLMVHASGLLESLTGLFEAVWREAMPLRLGPAGSPQESVEVPDATDLEILTLLLAGMTDASVAKHLELGLRTVQRRVKGLMELAGVTTRLQLGWHAHERGWVAR; encoded by the coding sequence TTGCTGAGTGCGATCGGCCTGGACGAGGGGCAGGAGTCGGCGTACCGCGCACTGGTGGCGTTGGGGGCGGCGGAGGTGCCGGATCTGGCGCACCGGCTGGCGCTCCCGGTGCCGCAGACGGAGCGGGCGCTGCGCCATCTGGAGCGGCACGGCCTGGCCGCGCAGGCCTCGGCCCGACCGGGCCGCTGGGTGGCGGCTCCGCCGGCGGTGGCGCTCGGGGCGCTGCTGTCGCGGCAGCGGCAGGAGCTGGAGGAGGCGGAGCTGGCGGCGGAGCTGCTGGCGCAGGAGTACCGGGCGGAGCCGGCCGAGCCGACGGTGCACGACCTGGTGGAGGTGGTGACGGGGGCGAGCGCGGTCGCGCACCGCTTCCGCCAGCTCCAGGCGGGCGCGGAGCGGGAGGTGTGCGCGCTGGTCAGCGCCCGCCCGCAGGTGGTGGCCGCGGGGGACAACCCGGAGGAGGAGCGGGCGGCGGTGCGCGGGGTGGGGTACCGGGTGGTGATCGAGCGGGAGGTGCTCGGCCTGCCGTCGGGGATCCGCGAGGCGTCGACCGCGTTGGCGCGCGGCGAGCTGGTGCGGGTGACGGAGCGGGTGCCGACGCGGCTCGTCATCGCGGACGGGACTCTGGCGATGGTGCCGCTGACAGGACGGGGGGCGGAGCCGACGGTGCTGATGGTGCACGCGTCGGGGCTGCTGGAGTCGCTGACGGGGCTGTTCGAGGCGGTGTGGCGGGAGGCGATGCCGCTGCGGCTGGGCCCGGCGGGCTCCCCCCAGGAGTCGGTGGAGGTGCCGGACGCCACGGACCTGGAGATCCTCACGCTGCTCCTCGCCGGGATGACGGACGCGAGCGTGGCCAAGCACCTGGAGCTGGGGCTGCGGACGGTGCAGCGGCGTGTGAAGGGGCTGATGGAGCTGGCCGGTGTCACGACCCGGCTCCAGCTGGGCTGGCACGCGCACGAGCGGGGCTGGGTGGCCCGCTAG
- a CDS encoding protein phosphatase 2C domain-containing protein produces MPTPPPPSPPRVAPPAAAPRVEDRASGTAGPVAAAPGAPAAPGAADVGAVHPDRPTVRHLGDRAPTYAPEPGALPLADPGALEDLVPDTVLEGARHGVCTLRAASVRGDSARYRGEARRDFLLTARFGTGDDALVLVALAGGDRAAAGAAEAAAELCHWIGAAVGRSRPRLADDIRSGRRDALRSGLQRLTDRGYGRLRARAAELGHSEEAYTAGLRALLLPIDPECRTRVCFGAGSGGVFRLRGGAWEDLEHDEAAGADPEPGSDAGPVFRFRAAVARPGDTLLLCSGGFADPLREEGLLPAELAARWSDPEPPGLAAFLADTQLRVKGYADDRTAAAVWEG; encoded by the coding sequence GTGCCGACCCCTCCGCCGCCGTCGCCGCCGCGGGTGGCGCCGCCTGCGGCCGCGCCTCGGGTGGAGGACCGCGCATCCGGTACCGCCGGGCCCGTTGCCGCCGCGCCCGGTGCCCCGGCCGCGCCGGGCGCTGCCGACGTCGGCGCGGTCCACCCCGACAGGCCCACCGTGCGGCACCTCGGCGACCGTGCGCCGACGTACGCCCCGGAGCCGGGGGCGCTGCCGCTCGCCGATCCAGGGGCGCTGGAGGACCTCGTCCCCGACACCGTCCTGGAGGGTGCCCGGCACGGTGTGTGCACGCTGCGGGCCGCCTCCGTGCGCGGGGACTCCGCCCGCTACCGCGGCGAGGCCCGCCGGGACTTCCTGCTCACCGCCCGCTTCGGCACCGGCGACGACGCGCTCGTGCTCGTCGCCCTCGCCGGCGGCGACCGGGCCGCCGCCGGGGCGGCCGAGGCGGCCGCAGAGCTGTGCCACTGGATCGGCGCGGCCGTCGGCCGGAGCCGGCCCCGTCTCGCCGACGACATCCGCTCAGGCCGGCGGGACGCCCTCCGCTCGGGCCTCCAGCGGCTCACCGACCGCGGGTACGGCCGGCTGCGGGCCCGCGCCGCCGAACTCGGGCATTCCGAGGAGGCGTACACGGCCGGGCTGCGCGCCCTCCTGCTGCCGATCGACCCCGAGTGCCGGACCCGCGTCTGCTTCGGTGCGGGCTCCGGCGGCGTCTTCCGGCTGCGGGGCGGGGCGTGGGAGGACCTTGAGCACGACGAGGCGGCCGGTGCCGATCCCGAGCCCGGCTCGGATGCCGGGCCGGTGTTCCGGTTCCGGGCCGCCGTCGCACGGCCCGGGGACACCCTGCTGCTCTGCTCCGGCGGCTTCGCCGACCCGCTGCGGGAGGAGGGGCTGCTCCCCGCCGAACTCGCCGCCCGCTGGTCCGACCCCGAGCCGCCGGGCCTGGCGGCCTTCCTCGCCGATACGCAGCTACGTGTCAAGGGGTACGCCGACGACCGCACGGCCGCGGCGGTCTGGGAGGGGTGA
- a CDS encoding YihY/virulence factor BrkB family protein: protein MQPAEETPERFPGRRSGRLHRARALYRNVSKRRMAWLLLKDTVNSCIEYRILGLAAEAAFFTLLSLPPLFLGLLGVLGYVDGWTGGTVVASIEENILRAVGTVLSDRGVNEIARPMLDDVTRGGRPDLISLGFAFALWSGSRAVNVFIDTITVMYGLDGHRGIVKTRLLAFLLYVIALLIGAIVLPLMVAGPDAVVRWLPWSAEVIAVLYWPTVTLLSIAFLTTLYHVSVPVRSPWIEDVPGALVALAMWVVGSFLLRLYLINTVEGPTIYGSLAAPVAVLLWIGVSAFAVLVGAAVNAAIDRVWPSVATAAAREANERAREAEAAQLVARAAAWRALAEGESEDEDDGEPDAGMPSEFPERWSKFLPPEDYTARLRKH from the coding sequence GTGCAGCCAGCAGAAGAAACACCCGAGCGGTTCCCCGGGCGGCGGTCCGGACGGCTCCACCGGGCCCGCGCCCTCTACCGCAACGTCTCCAAGCGCAGGATGGCGTGGCTGCTGCTCAAAGACACGGTGAACTCCTGCATCGAGTACCGCATCCTCGGCCTCGCCGCCGAGGCCGCCTTCTTCACCCTGCTGTCCCTGCCGCCCCTCTTCCTCGGCCTGCTCGGCGTCCTCGGCTACGTCGACGGCTGGACCGGCGGCACCGTCGTGGCGTCCATCGAGGAGAACATCCTGCGCGCGGTCGGCACCGTCCTCTCCGACCGCGGCGTCAACGAGATCGCCAGGCCGATGCTCGACGACGTCACCCGCGGCGGCCGCCCCGACCTCATCTCCCTCGGCTTCGCCTTCGCCCTCTGGTCCGGCTCGCGCGCCGTCAACGTCTTCATCGACACCATCACCGTCATGTACGGGCTGGACGGGCACAGGGGCATCGTCAAGACCCGGCTGCTCGCCTTCCTGCTGTACGTGATCGCGCTCCTGATCGGCGCCATCGTGCTGCCGCTGATGGTGGCCGGGCCGGACGCGGTCGTGCGCTGGCTGCCCTGGAGCGCCGAGGTGATCGCGGTGCTGTACTGGCCGACGGTCACCCTGCTCTCCATCGCCTTCCTGACCACCCTGTACCACGTGTCCGTGCCTGTGCGGTCGCCGTGGATCGAGGACGTGCCGGGGGCGCTGGTGGCCCTCGCGATGTGGGTGGTCGGCTCGTTCCTGCTGCGGCTCTACCTCATCAACACCGTCGAGGGGCCGACGATCTACGGCTCGCTGGCCGCCCCCGTCGCGGTCCTGCTGTGGATCGGCGTCTCCGCGTTCGCGGTGCTGGTGGGCGCCGCCGTCAACGCCGCCATCGACCGGGTCTGGCCGTCGGTGGCCACGGCCGCGGCGCGCGAGGCGAACGAACGCGCCCGGGAGGCGGAGGCGGCCCAGCTCGTCGCGCGCGCCGCGGCCTGGCGGGCGCTCGCCGAGGGCGAGTCCGAGGACGAGGACGACGGCGAGCCCGACGCCGGGATGCCGTCCGAGTTCCCCGAGCGGTGGTCGAAGTTCCTGCCGCCGGAGGACTACACGGCCCGGCTGCGGAAGCACTGA
- a CDS encoding ATP-binding protein, which translates to MRELMRRRCRAEAVETAELLATELVTNALVHTEYGAEVTVRLAGGRLRVEVGDGAPGRPRPYVPVVDDATHGRGLALVEALAAAWGVETGTGRGKVVWFELVDTA; encoded by the coding sequence TTGAGGGAGTTGATGCGGCGGCGGTGTCGGGCCGAAGCCGTCGAGACCGCCGAGCTGCTGGCCACCGAGCTGGTCACCAACGCCCTCGTGCACACGGAGTACGGCGCCGAGGTGACGGTGCGGCTTGCCGGGGGGCGGCTGCGGGTCGAGGTCGGGGACGGGGCCCCGGGGCGGCCCAGGCCGTACGTACCGGTCGTCGACGACGCAACGCACGGGAGGGGGCTGGCGCTCGTGGAGGCGCTGGCTGCCGCCTGGGGAGTGGAGACCGGTACCGGCCGGGGCAAGGTCGTGTGGTTCGAGCTCGTGGACACCGCCTGA
- a CDS encoding (2Fe-2S)-binding protein: MSAPAPVATSPLAGAYARLTEAYEGLRVVERAAHDPAPRGVGWIGADELAAGGPAAEAYLAWDKAQIMRDYGREARPDVVATFGLHRYAWPACLLITVPWFLHRRVPRLQEVAYHRTGGIMSVHTPSFACLPTDPAADLPGARVVPDGEALRAEVRAAVAQHLEPLLEAFGPRMRRRRRALWGMATDDVVASLWYVGRMLDEEDRAIAELEALLPGSTAPYAGGAGFRTLTAPDGARMPTRDRASCCLFYTIRPKDTCVTCPRTSDEDRIARLAARTAA; the protein is encoded by the coding sequence ATGTCCGCGCCCGCCCCTGTCGCCACTTCCCCCCTGGCGGGCGCGTACGCACGGCTGACGGAGGCATACGAAGGCCTCCGGGTCGTCGAGCGCGCCGCGCACGATCCCGCCCCCCGCGGTGTGGGGTGGATCGGCGCGGACGAGCTCGCGGCGGGCGGCCCCGCCGCGGAGGCCTACCTGGCGTGGGACAAGGCGCAGATCATGCGGGACTACGGCCGCGAGGCCCGACCCGACGTGGTCGCCACGTTCGGCCTGCACCGCTACGCCTGGCCCGCCTGTCTGCTGATCACCGTCCCCTGGTTCCTGCACCGCCGCGTGCCGCGGCTCCAGGAGGTCGCGTACCACAGGACCGGCGGAATCATGAGCGTGCACACGCCATCCTTCGCCTGCCTGCCGACCGATCCGGCGGCAGACCTCCCCGGGGCCCGGGTCGTGCCCGACGGGGAGGCCCTGCGGGCCGAGGTGCGCGCTGCGGTGGCGCAGCACCTCGAACCGCTCCTGGAGGCCTTCGGTCCGCGCATGCGGCGCAGGCGGCGCGCCCTGTGGGGCATGGCGACGGACGACGTCGTGGCGAGCCTGTGGTACGTGGGCCGGATGCTGGACGAGGAGGACCGGGCGATCGCCGAGCTGGAGGCGCTCCTGCCCGGCTCGACCGCCCCGTACGCCGGCGGCGCGGGCTTCCGTACGCTCACGGCGCCGGACGGGGCCCGCATGCCGACACGGGACCGCGCGAGCTGCTGCCTCTTCTACACGATCCGCCCGAAGGACACGTGCGTCACGTGCCCGCGCACTTCCGACGAGGACCGCATCGCCCGCCTCGCGGCGCGCACGGCGGCGTAA
- a CDS encoding DUF456 domain-containing protein, translating to MDLPQLLLVGLVLLLGTVGVMVPGVPGTWLVWAGVLWWALHERSAVAWWLLVASTALLLVVQVVKWQLPPRRVRAVGVTRRMAVYAGAGALLGFVVLPVVGAVPGFVGGIYLCERLRLGSHGEAWASVRAVMRSVGTSVLVELLACLMVLGAWTGTVLAG from the coding sequence ATGGATCTGCCGCAGCTGCTCCTGGTGGGGCTGGTGCTGCTGCTCGGGACGGTGGGGGTGATGGTTCCGGGCGTACCCGGGACGTGGCTGGTGTGGGCGGGGGTGCTGTGGTGGGCGCTGCACGAGCGGTCGGCGGTGGCGTGGTGGCTGCTGGTCGCGTCGACGGCGCTGCTGCTGGTGGTGCAGGTGGTGAAGTGGCAGCTGCCGCCGCGGCGGGTGCGGGCGGTCGGGGTGACCCGCCGGATGGCGGTGTACGCGGGGGCGGGGGCGCTGCTCGGCTTCGTCGTGCTGCCGGTGGTGGGAGCGGTTCCGGGGTTCGTCGGCGGGATCTACCTGTGCGAGCGGCTGCGGCTCGGCTCGCACGGCGAGGCGTGGGCGTCGGTACGGGCGGTCATGCGGTCGGTGGGGACGAGCGTGCTGGTGGAGCTGCTGGCGTGCCTGATGGTGCTGGGCGCGTGGACGGGCACGGTCCTGGCGGGCTGA
- the rsgA gene encoding ribosome small subunit-dependent GTPase A yields MSLSSASASSSSFSPSALSSAPALAALGWDDAWAAEFAPYAEQGLLPGRVVRVDRGQCDVVTADGTVRADTAFVTPHDPLRVICTGDWAAVEPSGNPRYVKAYLPRRTAFVRSTSSQRSEGQILAANVDHAIIAVSLAVELDLGRIERFLALAWESGAQPLVVLTKADLVPDPATLAYLVQDVEAAAPGVQVLTVSSLTGEGMDVLAAVVADGTSVLLGISGAGKSTLANALLGADVMDVRATRDVDGKGRHTTTTRNLLALPGGGVLIDTPGLRGVGLWDAEAGVGQVFSEIEEYAAECRFHDCAHESEPGCAVTAAVAEGTLPERRLESYRKLLRENQRIVAKTDARLRAEIRRDWRLKSAEGRANYAAKRGGRG; encoded by the coding sequence TTGTCTCTCTCTTCTGCCTCAGCTTCTTCTTCCTCTTTTTCTCCCTCCGCTCTGTCGTCGGCGCCCGCGCTCGCCGCGCTCGGCTGGGACGACGCATGGGCCGCCGAGTTCGCCCCGTACGCCGAGCAGGGCCTGCTGCCCGGGCGGGTCGTACGCGTCGACCGCGGCCAGTGCGACGTCGTCACCGCGGACGGCACCGTGCGTGCAGACACCGCCTTCGTCACCCCGCACGACCCGCTGCGGGTCATCTGCACCGGCGACTGGGCGGCGGTGGAGCCGTCCGGCAACCCGCGCTACGTGAAGGCGTACCTGCCGCGCCGGACCGCGTTCGTGCGCTCGACCTCCTCGCAGCGGTCCGAGGGGCAGATCCTCGCCGCCAACGTCGACCACGCGATCATCGCCGTCTCGCTGGCCGTCGAACTCGACCTCGGCCGCATCGAGCGGTTCCTGGCCCTGGCCTGGGAATCGGGTGCGCAGCCGCTCGTCGTGCTCACCAAGGCGGACCTCGTCCCGGACCCGGCCACCCTGGCGTACCTGGTCCAGGACGTCGAGGCCGCGGCGCCCGGCGTGCAGGTCCTGACGGTGTCCTCGCTGACCGGCGAGGGCATGGACGTCCTCGCGGCGGTCGTCGCCGACGGTACGAGCGTGCTGCTCGGCATCTCCGGCGCCGGCAAGTCCACCCTGGCCAACGCGCTCCTCGGCGCGGACGTCATGGACGTCCGGGCGACCCGGGACGTCGACGGCAAGGGCCGCCACACGACCACCACCCGCAACCTCCTCGCGCTGCCCGGCGGGGGCGTCCTGATCGACACCCCCGGCCTGCGCGGCGTCGGCCTGTGGGACGCGGAGGCGGGCGTCGGGCAGGTGTTCTCCGAGATCGAGGAGTACGCCGCCGAGTGCCGCTTCCACGACTGCGCCCACGAGTCGGAGCCCGGCTGTGCCGTGACCGCGGCCGTGGCGGAGGGGACCCTGCCGGAACGCCGCCTGGAGAGCTACCGCAAGCTGCTGCGGGAGAACCAGCGGATCGTGGCCAAGACGGACGCCCGCCTGCGGGCCGAAATCCGCCGCGACTGGCGCCTGAAGTCGGCCGAGGGCCGCGCCAACTACGCCGCCAAGCGCGGCGGCCGCGGCTGA
- the tnpB gene encoding IS607 family element RNA-guided endonuclease TnpB, producing the protein MKKFRPQPGFVVQAFRFALDPNASQEAALRSHCGAARAAYNWAVGWVTASWWQRRAEETYGIPEESLTEWRPWSLPSLRKAFNEAKHTDPRFAGWWERNSKEAYSTGLANASSAFDNYAKSKNGKRKGARMGVPRFKPKRKARLACRFTTGTIRVDADGRHVTLPRLGTIRTHEPTVKLLGRVQAGTARILSAAVRHERGRWFASFQVEVKRDIVRVARPDVAVGIDLGVKALAVMADSTGEIRTVANPGHYDAARAQLRRASRTVSRRQGPDRRTGQKPSRRWEKANAARNRVHHRVANLREDALHKLTTAVAAEYGTVVVEDLNVAGMLRNRRLARRIADAGFGEIRRLLTYKTGQRHATRLVVANRWYPSSKTCSGCGAVKAKLPLHVRTFECDACHLVIDRDDNAALNLAALAAACTTGTGVAGDQDTTVVVSKPRGADRKTRATRPRRKAEPGRAGGATRRTSGRQKRETVLKPKPSRFGDETDLPGRNARNAESC; encoded by the coding sequence GTGAAGAAGTTCCGCCCGCAGCCCGGGTTCGTGGTGCAGGCGTTTCGGTTCGCCCTGGACCCGAACGCCTCCCAGGAGGCCGCGTTGCGTTCGCACTGCGGTGCCGCGCGGGCCGCGTACAACTGGGCTGTGGGCTGGGTGACGGCGTCGTGGTGGCAGCGCCGCGCGGAGGAGACCTACGGGATCCCCGAGGAGTCGCTGACCGAGTGGCGGCCGTGGTCGCTTCCGTCGCTGCGGAAGGCGTTCAACGAGGCCAAGCACACCGACCCCCGGTTCGCCGGGTGGTGGGAGAGGAACTCCAAGGAGGCGTACTCCACCGGGCTGGCGAACGCGTCGTCCGCGTTCGACAACTACGCGAAGTCGAAGAACGGCAAGCGGAAGGGCGCCCGGATGGGCGTCCCCCGGTTCAAGCCGAAGCGGAAGGCGCGTCTTGCCTGCCGGTTCACCACGGGCACCATCCGTGTGGACGCCGACGGCCGGCACGTCACCCTCCCCCGCCTCGGGACGATCCGCACCCACGAGCCGACGGTGAAGCTCCTCGGCCGCGTCCAGGCCGGGACAGCCCGGATCCTGTCCGCGGCCGTGCGGCACGAGCGCGGACGCTGGTTCGCCTCGTTCCAGGTCGAGGTCAAGCGCGACATCGTGCGCGTGGCTCGCCCGGATGTGGCGGTCGGCATCGACCTCGGTGTGAAGGCCCTCGCCGTGATGGCCGACTCGACGGGCGAGATCCGCACCGTCGCGAACCCGGGCCACTACGACGCCGCCCGCGCGCAGCTGCGCCGCGCCTCCCGGACCGTGTCCCGGCGTCAGGGCCCCGACCGGCGCACCGGGCAGAAGCCGTCCCGCCGCTGGGAGAAGGCCAACGCGGCCCGCAACCGCGTGCACCACCGGGTGGCGAACCTCCGCGAGGACGCCCTGCACAAGCTCACCACCGCCGTGGCCGCCGAGTACGGCACCGTCGTGGTCGAAGACCTCAACGTCGCCGGAATGCTCCGCAACCGGCGTCTGGCCCGCCGCATCGCCGATGCCGGGTTCGGGGAGATCCGCCGCCTGCTCACCTACAAGACCGGCCAGCGCCACGCCACCCGCCTTGTGGTCGCGAACCGCTGGTACCCCTCCTCGAAGACCTGTTCCGGGTGCGGCGCGGTGAAAGCCAAGCTGCCGCTGCACGTCCGGACCTTCGAGTGCGACGCCTGCCACCTGGTCATCGACCGGGACGACAACGCCGCGCTCAACCTCGCCGCCCTCGCGGCGGCCTGCACCACTGGTACCGGAGTGGCCGGAGACCAGGACACCACCGTGGTGGTGTCGAAGCCTCGTGGAGCCGACCGCAAGACCCGCGCCACCCGCCCCCGCCGCAAGGCGGAGCCGGGGCGGGCAGGTGGCGCAACCCGCCGCACCAGCGGCAGACAGAAACGAGAGACCGTACTCAAACCGAAGCCCTCACGCTTTGGTGACGAGACGGACCTTCCGGGCCGAAATGCCCGGAATGCTGAGAGCTGCTGA